In Streptomyces nojiriensis, the sequence AGGGGGGTGCCCTGTGTCACGAGCCGGCCGTGGTCGATGATGCCGAGGCGGTCGCAGTTCTCCGCCTCTTCCAGGTAGTGGGTGGTGACGAAGAGCGTGCTGCCGTGCCGGTCGCGCAGTGCGCGCAGGTGCTCCCAGACCTGGGCTCGGGCGTGTGGGTCGAGTCCGGTGGTCGGCTCGTCGAGGAACAGGACCCGGGGTGCGTGGAGCAGGCCGCGGGCGAGCTCGAGGCGGCGTCGCATGCCTCCGGACAGGGTGCGTACCGGGGCGCGCCGGCGGTCGGCCAGTCCGACCATCTCCAGGGTCTCGGTGGTGCGCAGGCGGGCGTGGCGGCGGCGCAGTCCGTAGAGGCGTGCGTGGATGTGCAGGTTCTGTTCGGCTGTCAGGTCCGGGTCCAGGGCGCTGTGCTGGAAGAGCATCCCGACCAGTCTTCGTACCTGCTGGGGGTGGCGCAGTACGTCGACGCCGGCCACCGTGGCCTGTCCGGCGGTGGGGCGGGCCAGGGCGCACAGGAGGGCGAGGGTGGTGGACTTCCCCGCGCCGTTGGGGCCGAGGAAGGCGA encodes:
- a CDS encoding ATP-binding cassette domain-containing protein; its protein translation is MQPPAADDARTRATLLTAAPTHPDTTPSAAAPPVHAISTRGLFKSYEGPDGTTTHAVRGLDLDVLQGETFAFLGPNGAGKSTTLALLCALARPTAGQATVAGVDVLRHPQQVRRLVGMLFQHSALDPDLTAEQNLHIHARLYGLRRRHARLRTTETLEMVGLADRRRAPVRTLSGGMRRRLELARGLLHAPRVLFLDEPTTGLDPHARAQVWEHLRALRDRHGSTLFVTTHYLEEAENCDRLGIIDHGRLVTQGTPLALKAAIGDDRVVLRTGDDAAARHVVGRTAPPGLAVTLDTEGVTLRVPDGSAWIPRLCAALEAHGIAVHAASATPPTLDDVFFHHTGRSIHTPRPHPKPAAPTPSATTAANQEAP